The sequence below is a genomic window from Balearica regulorum gibbericeps isolate bBalReg1 chromosome 9, bBalReg1.pri, whole genome shotgun sequence.
AGTCAACCCAACCCACAGAGTCTCCTGGGCTTCAAATGAAGGCTTCTCTCATGGGTTTCATTCATTTTGCACCGTGATTTGGAGAGGACACAGAGGATGAAGGCTATGTGTGGCTGCAGATGTCTGCACAATGGAATTGCAGAGACAGCAGTCCCAGTTCAGCCTAGAGGTCTGCCTGGTCTGGAACCAGCAACCAACACCAATTCCTCTTGCTGGACTGTacagcagagcaggaacaaCTTGGTTCATGCTCCATGCTCCAAGCACCAGGGTTGAAGTGGAGGAGGCACATTAATTTGACAGGAAATGAAATGTGCTTTTGGAGATTTCTGGAGATCTTTGTGGAGTACTTGGGTCCTTGTACCCACAAGCCTTTGACTTTCCTCAGTTGGAAATTGAGACGGGAGAGACCCCCTGATACTCGCTTTCTGGGCAGTAGCAGAGACTCTTCCTTGCACATCCTGCCAGCTGGGAGATAGTTGAAGAGACCCATCCTTCGGGGTGACAGGGAGATTGCAGCAGCTTTGCCCAGTGCGGGCATCAGCCGGCTCActgggagaggctggaggagtGGGGAAGACCGACCATCCCAGTGGGACAGGCACATCCCCCATGGAGCCAGCAGGTCCAGTGACCCTGGGATGGAGACAGGGGTCCTGGCAGGCTCAGTCAGGGACCTGCAGACCCCGACCAAGGCACCAATTTGTCACTGCTTCCccaagctgcagagctgtggcagAGCCGGGGCACTCTCCCCGGAGGCTGGcggctgccagcagagctgacCCAACGGCCGGGGCAGCTGGCCAGGGACGGGGGAAGGGTCTGGACAAGGACCGGTGCCAGAGACCCCTACGGGGGCCATGGAAGACAGAAAGGACCCCCGGGGGCATCTCAGCATCCCTCACTCCCTGCTGGAGCCGCGGGAAAATCCGCCCTTAAGGGGACCCTTTCCAGCTCCCCGACTCGGCAAGTCGTTTCTTAACCGACGGGGCGGGAAGCCGGGCTAGGGCGAGGGGCTTTGGCACCGGGACTGCTACGGGGCTTGGCCCTCCGGCATGGGGGTCAGACCCGTGGGGTGGGCGGTGCACAGCCGGGACACCCCACCGCCGCTCCGGGGGGGCTTGTGGCTGCGAAGGAGGGAGCGGACTAGGAGGGTCCTGGGCTCCGGACTTGGGCAGAAAACGTGCTGGGGACCGGGGAACGGCCGGAGAACGGCCGGGGGCAGCCGGAGGGGGAGTACTCGGGGGGCACAGTGGACGCTTGGCCAGCCCCAGGCAGAACGGAGCATCCCCAGTCCCGGTCCCCCCCCGGTCCCGGGCAGGGACCCACCCCCGGCGGCGTGGGGCGAGGGGGGCGCCCCCGCCTTGACGTCAGGAGAAGGGTTTATAAAGGCGGCGGGAGGCGAGGAGATCCCCAACGCCGGAGCCGAGCCGCAGCGGAGCCGCCAGCGCCTCCCCGCCGCTGCCTCTCCGCGCCCGACCCACCGGCGAGATGCTGTCGTGCCGCCTCCAGTGCGCCCTGGCCCTGCTCTCCATCGCCCTGGCCCTCGGCACCGTCTCGGCCGCCCCCTCGGACCCGCGGCTCCGGCAGTTCCTGCAGAAGTCACTGGCTGCCGCCGCCGGGAAGCAGGTGAGAGCCCCGCCACGGAGCGGCCACCCCGGGCACCCCGAGGGCACCCCGCTGGGCAACCCGAGAGCCCTGCTGCGGACCCCGCTTCTCCGCTGCGGACCCCCACTTCTCCTCCAGAGCCCCCCCTGATTCCCCATTGCAGACTCTCCCTTTCCCTAGCAGAGACCCTGGTACCCCCATTGCATATCCCCAgcttccctcctgctgcagacCCCTCCAGTTCCCCACTGGAGAGCCCAGTACCCTCAGTGCAGACCTCCAGTTCCTCACTGGACCTCCCCAATGTCCCCATTTCAGATCCCCAGTTGCTTGCTGCAGACCCCAGTTCCCTGACAGATCCCCTGGTtccctgctggggctgagccagcaacaggctgggcagctggggggggagaaggggagacaCCTCCTCCAAGTCCacctgggtgctggcagggaaTGAGGAGCAGCCGCTGCCGGGGCAGAGGGCAGAGCCTCCAGTGAAGCTCTCCAGGGCTTCTCTGGGGCGCTGAACCAAGGCAGCTGCCCCGGTGCAGCAGGACGGTGTCCTTATCCATGCaatggggcaggcagggcttggggggacaagaggaaaaataaccccCAGCGAGAGGGTGACCCGACTCAGCTTCCTTGCAGCTCCCCTAAAGACGTTTCCTGTGTCACTTTAGCAGCAGCCTCATGGCACCCTCGCTGAGTCCGGcacagtgtgctgcagcagtggaaagggaagggaaggtgggGTGGTGCTCAGAGTTCATTCCCTGCCACAAACAGGACAGCAGTCTCTCCACCACACTAGGTAGATGTCAGTCCTCTTCTGTTCCGCTTTATTTCGTGGGCATAGCTGCTGCGTAGCAGCTGTCGGGCTGGGCTCTTTGGAAAGCTAGGGCTCCCCTTCTTCTCCAGAGTCCTGTACGTCTCTAATCTGGGCACAAAGGTGTCTTAGAGGGACAGAGCGGTGAGCCCCCAAAAGCCAGAGAGTAATTGTGggctctctctctctttctctctcttctcccccaaGGAACTGGCCAAGTACTTTTTGGCAGAACTGCTCTCAGAGCCAAGccagacagaaaatgaagccCTGGAGTCTGAGGACTTGTCCCGAGGGGCTGAGCAGGATGAAGTGAGACTGGAGCTGGAGCGCTCGGCTAACTCAAACCCCGCTCTGGCACCCCGGGAACGCAAAGCAGGCTGCAAGAACTTCTTCTGGAAAACTTTCACATCCTGTTAGCTTTTGAAAcccacctctcctccccatccatcCCTGCCTTCTTCCTAGCCCCCTGCCCTGAGCAGAACCTTCACCACAAGAGGCGAAGACTGTAAATACACAATCCACGGTTATGgtgaaattaaacaaacaaggaaaatttgAGTTTGAATTCcaattgttttaataaaactttctgTTCCAATTGTACACGATTTGCTTGAGTTGTGTTTTCTGACTAGTTCTTTAATGACATACATTCTGCAACTCTTTCAGATGtactatttttaattctttgttgcAATAAAGTTTATGTTTCAAATGGTGATGCTGAGACTTGGTGGTCAATGAGAAAACCTAAGGCACCTCTCAGGCTGCTTGTCTTGGAAATGCCACCCATCTCAGGGCAGCAGCGGCAAGCAGCATCCACATGCAtgcatatgcacacatgcacacaatatccttaaagtgattttttttttttttgctgttgtctttCTAAGGGATGTAGAGAGATAGTGGTATTTTAGATATCAAATCCATGTAATTGTCAAATCCACAGCGCTGGCACTTCAGTCAGTCTAGAGGATTTACACCCATCACCAGAGGCATCACTATAAATCACAGCTGTGTATTCCAAGCAATGGGGATCATAAAAGTGGGTCACAGCACAAGTTTACCCCACACATACCTCAGTCCTTCCTCAAccacaaacactgaaaagtttTCTTACCTGGTGTATTTTACTCCTTGCAACACCCCCAACAAACATTGCTTCTGGGATTCCTTCGGaaagttttcctttgttctgcTGCACAGGGAGACGTTTTGCATCCCTGTAAAGCTGAGATGTTAACCCCATGCCATCAGCCTGTCTCCATCTAATAAACTGGTTACGGCAGTTTTTCTACCCACTACATCATAATTAAAGGCAATATTAAACGGTTCAGTAGGGTAGGAGATAGCATCGGGAAAACGGCATGCTTCTCTCAGTGGAAGATAAATTCTTCATGCTTTTGCagaatttcttccctttctggcTGTGCTGGTTTGTGACATGCATTTGTGGGCGAGTTGGAGTGTAGAGCATGCATCCTGCACTGGGGACAGGTGTCACTTTGATGAGAAATTCATCATTCAGGATTAAAGGTAACAAGCATTTTGTAGCCATCATGTGTGAAGGAAAGGTAAAAAATGGGGGATCTTAGAGATGTTCATGGGTGGAGGGCTGAGCGTGACCCCAGTGGAGGTGGATTCCTCAACTGAGGGCATGTTAAGTTGCCTCCGGTCTGTGCTGAGCATAGCTCTCGGTGGGGCATTGTTCTCGATGGCTCGTGGGCCATTGCCTTTATTCTTGGTCTGCACCTCCTTTCCCCGTGGGCAGGCGTTGGTTCAGTTTGAGTTGGGGGTGGGTGAATCCCTTGTCATTGGGAACAATAGCAGTGCCAGTGTGaaatcccagctctgccacgCTCACCCACCGCACGGCTCGGCTGGGCTGCTCCGCAGCCGGACTGGCAACAGGCGAGGGCAGGGGGACCTGCATGGGGAGGGGACCTCATCCAAACATCAGCTCGCCCGAGCATCAGCCCGTCTGAGCCCAGAGGCAAGGCTGGATGCTGCTCTCactccctgcagcagggcagccgcggctgctgcctgtgctgcaggcagggttaagggctgcctgctccctgcccggctGCTGCCAGGGAAGCTGGATCCTGCACCCACTGGAGAAGCCTTGCTGTGACATGATCCTGCGTCTCTCCAGCTCCTGGGagcctcctcccctcctcccttgtAAGAGCGATAGGTTTTGTGGGGTGACCTGAGGAAAGGCACGGTGCTTGGCCCCCACTGCCCCACACGCAGTGCGGTGGGGTTAAGGGCTCTACCCACGTTATGGGAGCTGGGTGCGTTGCAGATTGGGCAGGGAACAGTGACCCTCCCGGCACTTTGGGGGAACAGGGTGAGAGCCCTGGCACACAGGGCACCTTTTTTTACCCCCTGGGTTTCTGTGACTGGTGCAGCTGTGGAGGGTGCACGATTAACTCACCcttgggagaggagcagggctgctgctgtgggaagggaAGCCTCCAGAAAGACATTTGAGAAGCACAGGTAATGTAGATTGTTGCTCAACCCTAAAAGCAGACAGGTGAGAATAGGACCCTGTTTGAAAGTGTGGAGACAGACTCTCTGAGGAGAGAGCAATGGTTCTAGCTCACGTCTGAATCCTTTGCTGCTGTGCATTGTCAAGAGCAGATTTTGGAGGATTCAGTAGAGGAATTTCAAGAGAGAGCAGATTTTAGGGGATTCAGTAAAGCAGAGATCTCCCCATCCCTGGCTGTTCACGACTGTCTCGGCTGAGGTTCCACTTAGCTTTCAAAAAGCAGCTAATTCTTCAATGCTGAGGCAGCTTCAAGACAGCGGCTACAGGAACAGAAAGGGGGTGGAGGTGCCGGGGGCTTGAATATTCTTATGCACTGAGTCCATCTTTCATGGGATATAAATAGACCACTACTCGCCTGAGGTTTTTCCTCTTGGTCACTGCTCAGCCAGTGCTTCTGAAGGGAGTTTAATCCTGCCAATTGCTGGAGAGAAACCCATCACAAATAGGGATGTGGATGATCCTCAAGCACAAGCAGGAATTAAAGACAGAGTGATTCACACGCTACACCAGCGTGTTTCAGCAAAACAGCTGGCGTCATGTCATGGCAGCTTCTGCGAAGCTTAATGAAGATATACTGGTGGAGGCATGTGCAAATGTCTTGGTTCGGAGGCAGAAAGACAAACCTGCTCCTTCCGTCAGCTCAGGAGCTACTAGAGTTTGGGGGGATGGCTCCTGGGGCATTAAATACAGTGTCACCACATGTAATTGCACTGTGGCACCACCAGCATTCCCAGGTGCTAGGAGCCATACAAACACAATGCAAGAGACAGTCTTGCCCTGCTGAGCTAAAAAGActagaaagacaaagaaagactTACTGTTTCTCTTTCATAGGTGGGAATTATGGGATAAAGAGATTAAATTACTATATTTAATCCCTGGCCATGAAACAGTGTCCCAGGCTGGGAAGACAAGGCTGAATCTGGGATGAGCACATAGGTACGGTCAGCTCCCACGGGCCAGAACTGCCGAAGGGGAGAGCAGTTTTCGTGAGAGGTTTTCAAGCAATGTTCTCTGCAGCTCAGAGCCAAGGTTCCACAGAGGAGCAACCTTAGCACGGGCCTGAAGGAGGTCAGGGACTGTGATGATCTACACATGGCTGATTCATCTCCCCTCTTGCACTCAGTGTCACGGGCAGACCCAGAGTAATCCCCATTCCAGCAGGTATCTTCAACCTGGTGATTCATCTGAGGTGATGCAGGGAAACGACCATGAGGAACCACATAAAAAGGCTTGAAACTGCTGTCTCAAGAgctgcttttaatgaaaaccagaaaaggttGTATAAGGCCTGGAAACACACATCCCCTGATGGGAAGTCAGTGATTAGCTTCTCAGCCATCCCCAGCAGCAAACTCTCCAACTAACGATGCCAGGGGGGCCATTCGCACTAGCAAGCaggtcaggatttttttttatctgcagtCCAAATTGGTAAAGAAGGCAAGTCTTGCTTGGCCCAGATGGCTTGTTGGTGACAAGCAGCTTGAAGCGATTCTAGCTGTGGTGCGGAGGAAATACCTGTGGGATCCAGACCGTAGCCAGGGTCCACTCTGGCACCAGCTAACTCCTTTTGGCTCTGCAGAAAAGACCAAGAGCCTCAACCCGTTGGCACAACTACCCTTCACCCAGAACAGCCCGTAAGATGCTCTGCACTGCCTTTGCATTTACTCTGCCTCTGTGGCTCCTTACAGGCATTACACCATCGCTCTGACACACAGCCACCGGGAGCAGCTCGGATTCCCAGACCTCTACTTTCACCACAGGAatcttcttccctttcatcCTGCCCGATCCCAGCAGCTCCGGGAACACTAGAGCAACTGCAGCCCCCTCACGGGTCAGCACCAGGCATTTGGAAAGAAGCACTTGCTGCTGCAACCGAGTCCTAATtctctgaaagcagagcagcaggatgtTTATTGACCAGGGTGAGAAAAGCTATACCTAGGCAATAAAAGTTATTATGATAAAGGAACAAACTGTACTCTCTGCTCTCTGAACACCTTCTGACTCTTTGACAGCTTCTCACCAGAATAATGCAGTAAAACTCACTTACAGTgagcattttcttctcctttgttttattAGGGAATTATTTGCTACTTTTTGTTAACTCCTAATTGCACTTCTGAGAATAGCTGTTTGGCCAGATGCTGCGAGTACCTCAGAAGACTTTTTGGATCCCAGTCTCAGGAGACTTACCCCATAAACAGCTTGTAGAACACAAAAATAAGGTCCCCCAAAAAATCACCAGGTTCAGTTTTTCTCATACATATAGTACAAATTCCAGTTTGCGCCATGAACTAATACTTCCAACATCATCTGACAAAGAAATCCACCTGGTCGTTCAATTAACAAAATTGAATGTCCCCAGTATTTCCTATGGAGAGGTTCCCTGGGAAAGCATAAAGCGACGCATTGAAACTCACACTTTGATCATCACCTGGGTTGGCTGCTGGACCAGAGAGAGAGGGACATAGTCCCACACACCACGCCAGAGCATCCCTCCTGATGCTCTCCATGCAGCTGGCTCTTGCTGCCGGCAGCCTGCCGTGCTCCTcggtgcagaaggaggaaaCGCTCCTGGCCTCCCGCCCTGGCAAAGCATTCCCGGGAGGTGAGCCGAGAGATGCTCCCAGGCCCTCCCTTGCTCATCCCTCAACACTTGTTAGGAGATTCCCCCCAGGCACAGAGCAGAAGTCGGTGAATCCCTCCCGGCCCGGCAATAAGCCCGTTGCTGCTGTGCCCTGAGGCAGAGCGTTTGCTCTCTTACACAGCTCTGTGTTCTGCCTTCAAGGAGAA
It includes:
- the SST gene encoding somatostatin, translated to MLSCRLQCALALLSIALALGTVSAAPSDPRLRQFLQKSLAAAAGKQELAKYFLAELLSEPSQTENEALESEDLSRGAEQDEVRLELERSANSNPALAPRERKAGCKNFFWKTFTSC